The Spirosoma sp. SC4-14 DNA window GACCTCAGCGGGCAACCAGACACAGGCAAAAACCCTGAAAAATGCCTTAAAGCTCAAAACCCTGCTGAATGTTGATATACCTATCTACAAAGGCTGCGACAAACCGCTGTTTCGCGACCTGATCATTGCCGATTATGTGCATGGTGAAATGGGTATGGATGGCCCCATCTTACCCGAACCCGAGATTAAGCCCGAATCGACGTCGGCGATCGAAGCCATGGCCCAAATCCTGACCGAATCCGAAGAGAACATTACGCTGGTGCCCACGGGACCGCTGACCAATATTGCTACATTCCTGCTGGCTTTTCCACATCTGAAATCGAAAATCGAGCGGATTTCGCTGATGGGCGGTGGCGGCTTTCGGGGCAATATGACCCCTACCGCCGAGTTCAATATTTATGTCGATCCCGAAGCCGCTTCAATTGTCTTTCACTCGGGCGTGCCCATTACCATGTGCGGACTCGATGTGACGCATAAAGCACTGGTTTTTCAGGACGATATTGAGCGGTTTCGGTCGGCGGGTAACCGAACCGGTGTTGTCATTGCCGAACTCATGGATTTCTTTTCCATTTTCTACCGACGCGAACGACCCGAGCTGGAAGGTGGCGCGGCTCTGCATGATCCCTGCGCCATTGCCTGGCTCATTGATCCGTCGATGTTTCAGTCGAAAGCCTGCCATGTGGATGTGGAGCTTACGGGAAAACTAACGACTGGCACTACGGTTGTCGACTTTTTCGATGTCTGGAAAAAAACGCCCAATACGGAGTTCGTGTATGATGTGGACCGGCAGATGTACATCGACCTGATCTACAACGCCATTCTGTCGCTTCCATAGCCGACTCTACCGCCCAAAACCTAAAAGGCTTCAGAACCCTTTTAGGTTTTTTTATTCCTGCGCCACAAGCTTAGAATTTGCTTAATATCATAACACACTGGCCTACTGCTGGTTTTCCTAAAGAGATCAGCATAAAAACGGACCAGCGATATGGAGCAGAACATGGGCAACCGGGGTGTTACGCGTCCGATGATGCATGACCCCAATGGGCAGCCGAAAGGCGAACCTAACGGTCAGATGAAAGGCATGGGGCATCAGGATCAGGAACATAGCATGATGCACATGGACCCCAAGCAACGGCTGGATATGTTGCATAAGCATCATATGCAGACGTTATGGATCTACTGGCTGGTTGTTCTGCTAGGCTTCTGGGTGCTGCTGGCTCCGCTTACGTTCGATTATGGTAAAAACCCCGTGATGCCCAGTGGGGGTCGGTCGGTATGGCTACCCCTGGCCGAGCGTGTGCAGGCACTCCGGTGGAGCGACATTGTCAGTGGTATTCTGCTGATCATTTTCGGCTATCGATCGCTAACACCTAACCGGCCCATCAGTGTCTGGATCTGCTGTTTTGTGGGCATCTGGCTCAGCATGGCTCCGCTCGTTTTGTGGTCGCCGTCGGCAGCGGCTTATCTGAACGATACGTTGGTAGGTGTATTGGTTATTGGCTTTACGGTGCTGGTTCCGGGTATGCCCAACATGATTCTGTATATGGAAATGGGCCCCGACACGCCCCCCGGCTGGAGCTATAACCCATCGAGTTGGCCGCAGCGCTGGATTATGATTGTTGCGGGGTTTATGGGCTGGGTAGTGTCGCGCTACCTGGCTGCCTTTCAACTTGGCTACCTCGATCATCCCTGGGACCCATTCTTTGGGCAAAGCACCGTTAACGTACTCAATTCGGCTATGTCGCATTCGCTACCCGTTTCCGATGCTGGTTTAGGGTCGTTTGCCTATACGTTTGAATTTCTGATGGGCTGGATGGGCAGTTCGGCGCGTTGGCGTACCATGCCCTGGATGGTTACTTTCTTCGGTATTCTGGTTATCCCATTAGGGCTGGTGCATATATTTCTGGTCATTTCTCAGCCATTGGTAGTAGGCTACTGGTGCTCTTTCTGCATTCTGGCAGCTTTGATTATGCTGCCTATGATTCCGCTGGAGGTCGATGAAGTGATTGCTATGGTTCAGTACATGAAGCAAGCCACCCAAAAGGGAGGTCGTTTCTGGACGGTTTTCTGGAAAGGGGGAGGGGTAGACGAAGGCGAAATGGATAAACGATCGCCCGAACTCGTAACCTTTCCAGATCAGCAGGGTGCCGTTTTTCAGGCGTCGATATGGGGCATGAGCTTTCCGTGGACCTTAACGGTATCGATGCTTTTAGGCATCTGGCTTGTTTTCTCTCCTTATGTAGTTGGCGTTCCTATTCAAACAGCAGCGGCCAGTTTAAACCACCTCTGTGGTGCATTGGTTGTGGTGGTATCCGTAATCAGTATGGGCGAAGTGCTGCGGATTGGTCGCTACCTGAATGTAATGCTGGGGGTAGCCATTGCCGGTGGAATCTGGTTTGCCGGTAACGCACCTATTGCCCTGTCCATCAATGATCTGGTAGCTGGCTTGTTGATTGTGGCGCTCGCTATTCCGCGTGGGCTTATTACCGAGCAATACGGTAGTTGGGATAAGTATGTAAAGTGAATTTCGGCTGTAAGTCCTGTCGAAACTAAATTGAAAAATTATGGTAAATCAGAAAAAGGTAATTATCGTTACCGGAAGCAGTGGGCTGATAGGTAGTGAGTTGATTCGCAAACTGGCGTCTACATACACCATGGTTGGTTTCGATCGGGCGGGGCCGCCCTATCCACCCAAAGAAGCCGTCTGCATTTCGGCCGATATGACCGACAAAAGCAGTATCGAAGCGGCACTGGCGCAGGTGCGCGGGCAGTTCGGACATCATATTGTTTCGGTAGTTCATTTAGCGGCCTACTACGATTTTTCTGGTGAACCAAGTCCACTCTACGAAAAACTCACTGTTCAGGGTACAAAACATCTGCTGGAAGCACTACAGCCGTTTGAAGTGGAGCAATTTGTTTTTTCGAGTAGTATGCTCATCTATAAACCGACCACACCGGGGCACCCGCTCAATGAAAACGCTCCGGTAGAGCCTGCCTGGGATTACCCCAAATCGAAAGTCAAAACGGAACAGCTCATTCATGATTTGCATGGACACATTCCGTCGGTAATTCTGCGAATTGCGGGGCTGTATACCGAAATGGGGCATTCGGTGCCGGTGGTGCATCAGATTCAGCGCATTTATGAGCGAACATTGACGAGTCATTTCTACTCGGGCGATACCGATTCCGGTAATGCCTACGTGCATCTGGACGATGTGGTGGAGGCTATTGCATTAACGATCGACAAGCGCCACGAACTTGGATCGGAAGCGGTGTTTAATATCGGTGAAGAAAAGTCGGTTAGTTATGCTGAGATTCAGGAAACGACCGGGCAGGTTCTGTACGGAACCGACTGGACAACCATTGAACTACCAAAACTGCTGGCCAAAGTCGGTGCGTATGCGCAGGATTTGGTTGGCGATCCATTCATAAAACCCTGGATGATCGACCGCGCCGACGATCATTACGAACTCAACATCGACCGGGCAAAACAGCAGCTAGGCTGGCAACCCAGGCATAGCCTGAGCAAAACTCTGCCCCTTATTGTCGAAAACCTGAAACAAACCCCCAACCAGTGGTATAAAGAAAACGGCCTGGAACTGCCAGCAGAGCAGGAGAGATAGCCGGTATTCGGTTTACGGTTGCTCCGCATTAAAGCAAGCTAACAGGCGGAGCAACCGTAAACCGAATACCGTACTCATTTTCCCCATAACACTCCCGCTACCAGCGCCAGGGCGAAAGCAGTGATGGGGGCTTTGTTTTTCGAGAGCCAGAACTGCGGGCTAAACGACCACGACTGGCTGGTGAAGGGCCCATGAGCACCATGATCGCCAGGGAGTGGTTCCCATAAATTATCGGGCCGGGTTGGGTCTTCGGGTTCGTTGGTCATTTGCCCTTTGTAGCCGCTTCGGGCTAGTTCCCAGTCGCCAATCGATGGGGCAATTTTGTTGCCCACAATGGCTTCAACGGTAGGCCAGCCAACATAGAGTTCGCGGTGGTCACTTTCGCTGGCATAGACGATGGCGCGTGCCGCTACTTCAGGCTCATAAATAGTACCCATCGGCTTCGGTTTTTTGGGTAGTTTACTTCGAACAAACCCAAACTGTGTTGTATTCATGGCAGGCAATTGCACCATACAGGTATGAATGCCGCTTTTTTCGTGCAATAGTTCGGCCCGCAGCGAATCATAAAAGCCCTGAATAGCGTGTTTTGACCCGCAATAAGCCGATTGCAGCGGAATACCCCGGTAGGCCAGCGCCGACCCAACAAAAATAATGCTTCCCCGGTTGCGGGGGCGCATCCGTTTCAGCGCGGCCAGCGCACCATATACCTGCCCCAGGTAGGTTACTTCCGTTACGCGCTTATATTCTTCGGGCTTCATCTCGCTAATGGGCGAAAAAACACTATTCATGGCGTTGTTAACCCATACATCGATCGGGCCAAATGTAGCCTCAATTTCATCGGCGGCCTTGTCGACAGCATCGGCATTGGCTACATCAAGTGGACAGATAAGGGCACGTCCACCGCAGGCTTCAACTTCACGTTTGGCTCCTTCGAGGCCTTCAAGACCGCGGGCAATCAGTCCAATATTAGCTCCTTGCTTCGCAAATTCACGAACAATGGCCCGACCCAGACCGGCCGAGGCTCCCGTAACAACAACAACTTTTTTGGTTTTCATAACGACGTATTTTGACGGCGGGTAAAATCCACCAATGGAGAATAGCGTAGCGGGCTAGTGCCAAACTACTTGTCGGAATGCATTAGCAACGAACGCCAGCCACCGCCGAACCGTTGATGAATCTTGCCCTTCACCAACGATAAGCTTACCAGCAGTGCCCCGGCCAGCATTTCGTTCAGAACAGCCGCTGAATCCTGATAGCCCAGTATCCAGGGGGCCATCAGTAGCCAGAAACCAACCAGCGTATTTACATATCGGAAACTGCGAACCGATTCGCTCATGGCAATAATAGCTACCGAGGCTGCCACTGGTCCGGCAATGTGTTCATTTATCGCGGCTTTCTGATCCAGATGAAGTATATCTGGTGATGCAGTAAGCCAGATACCGATCAGCGTATTGATAAGGCGTGCCAGCATAGTCAGTTTATGGTCGAACTTAGGTCCGTGTCTCCCCAAAATGCTTTCCAGACCGAATAGCCGCTGCGTTTTACCCGTTGGAGATAAAGCAGGCTGGCCAGAATTTCGTCCATAGCTGGACCAATCATAAATATAGAAAGTACGGCCGAAGCCAGACACAGACTGCACCAGGCATGAAAGAAAACTGGTTGGGCAATAACCAGAAACAAACTGGTGATGCCCAGCGGGCCCACAGCTATACCGAAAAGAATAACAATCCAGGGCATCGTTTTCCAGCGTCGGGTATTGCCAATAATACCGCTGATGGCATCGAGCAGATAACCAATGGAGCCCAGAAGCGCATCGGGAATCGGTAATATGCGGGAAAAGGTTGAGTGCAGGATGGTAGCACTGGAAGCAGACCCAAAAAATGGGTCCCAAACAGTAGAAATAACCTGCAACTGATATAAACCCAGATAAAGGGATATCCCCATACCAATGAGGGCAATGGCCAGAAGCGGAATCCGTTGCCCCCAGGTCGATGGGTTATAGCTCCATCCGGGTGGAATGCCGGTTTCACTGGTAATAGGATACGTTTCGGTTGTCATTCGTCATTGGTGATTCGTCATCGGTCATTAGGAAAAGATACTAATGACCAGTTTCCAATGACTAATGACAATTGCCCCGTCGTTACTACACTAGCTGGTGATCCACTGGCGGGCCTTTTCTTTTTCGGAGGGCGAAAACTGTTTGGCATCCAGATTAGGAAGCATATTGGCCACAAAAGCCGGCAGATTAGTCCAGCTTTTGTCGGAAACAAGAGCCGCCTTTTCAAAATCGCCCAGGTGGGTAACATCGAACTTCAGATCCTGTAATGCTGCCTTCAAGGTGATAGCGTCTACATCTTCATATTCGATATAAACACGGAGCTTGTCGGTTGCATGGCTTTTCTGATCGAGCAACGTAGCCCAGGGCTTAATGTCGGCTTCCGTAATTTTGTCGGTCATGCGCAGGCCGACGATGTTATCTGATTGAAAATCAATAGGCTGTATCATAGCAGTTGAGTTTACTTTTATCGGCCATTGGAGGTTGGTCATTGGTAGCTGATGAGTAGGGAAATGGAAGCAAACAACCACTGACCGATAACTAGTGACCAATAACTTCTACCCAATGACTACTTCTACCCAATGACTAATAGTATAACTGGTTTGAAACAGTTATGGCCTGCCTTTTTGCCGATTAAATCAGTAAAATTAGGCTCTGGACCGTTGGCGAATCAGTAGCTAGAAATAATGACAAAGATTCAAAATAGTACTATCTGAGGAGATGTGACTAGTAATTGCCTGGTAATTAGGGTGTTGCTTTGGGGCGTTGTAGGATGCCAGAACTATTTTGCTAGTTTAGGCCATGAGCAGAGCTATTAAAATTTGATTAAGCAGCAGGCTCGACAGGTATAATTTTAGTTACACCTGAAGAGAAATTACTGCTGTAATTCTTTTTTTTAGACTCTTACTCAAACTGTTATGGCAAAACTGGTAAGCGATTTTATTATTGATCGACTGAGCGAATGGGGTATCAACCGGATCTTCGGATTTCCGGGCGATGGTATCAACGGCGTAATGGGCGCTCTGGATCGGGCCGAAGGAAAAATCGATTTTATTCAGGTTCGGCACGAAGAAATGGCCGCGTTTATGGCCTGTGCCCATTCCAAGTTTACGGGTGAAGTCGGTGTTTGTATGGCCACTTCCGGCCCCGGTGCTATTCATCTGCTGAATGGATTATACGATGCCAAAATGGATCATCAGTCCGTTGTGGCCATTGTGGGGCAACAGGCCCGTACTGCTTTAGGTGGTAGTTATCAACAGGAAGTCGATCTGATTTCACTTTATAAAGACGTTGCTGGCGAGTATGTACACATGATTACTGACCCTGCGCAGGCCCGGCAGGTTATCGACCGCGCCATTCGGATTGCCAAAGCCGAACGCACCGTTACCTGCGTCATCATTCCTAACGATGTGCAGGAACTGGATGCAGTAGAAAGTCCACCGCGGATTCATGGTACGGTCTTTACGGGGGTTGGCCATGCTAAACAACATACGGTTCCGCCGAAAAGTGAACTGGAAAAAGCGGCACAAGTGCTTAACGAAGGCAAAAAAGTAGCCATTCTGATTGGAGCCGGCGCTTTTGGGGCTGCTACGGAAGTGAAAGAAATTGCCGAAAAGCTGGGCGCTGGTGTGGCCAAAGCCTTGCTGGGCAAAGCCGCTCTGCCCGACGATTTGCCCTATGTTACGGGGCCGATTGGCCTGCTGGGTTCTGAGCCAAGCTGGGATATGATGGCCGATTGCGACACGTTGCTCATGATTGGCAGTAGCTTCCCGTATTCCGAATTTTTGCCCAAAGAAGGACAGGCACGTGGGGTGCAGATCGATATCGACGGGCGAATGCTAAGCCTACGCTATCCGATGGAAGTAAACCTGCTTGGCGACAGTAAAGAAACCCTGAAAGAACTGCTGCCATTGATTACGTATAAGGATGATCGTTCGTGGCGAAAAACCATTGAAGAGGGTGTTAAAGACTGGTGGAAACTGCTGGAAGGCCGTGCCATGAACAAAGCCAATCCCATTAATCCGCAGCGGGTATTCTGGGAGCTTTCGCCTAAACTCCCCGACAACTGCATTCTGGCAGCCGATTCAGGAACATCGGCCAACTGGTTTGCCCGCGATCTGAAAATTCGGGATGGTATGATGGCGTCGTTGTCGGGCAATCTGGCTACCATGTGCCCCGGTGTTCCGTATGTTATTGCCGCTAAATTTGCCTACCCCGACCGCATTCCAATTGCGCTGGTGGGCGATGGGGCCATGCAAATGCTGGGTATCAACGGGTTGGTTACCATCAGTAAATACTGGAAACAGTGGAGCGACCCCCGATTGGTTATTCTGGTGCTCAACAATGGCGACCTGAATCAGGTGACCTGGGAGCAGCGGGTAATGGCGGGTAATCCAGAATATACCGGCTCGCAGGAAGTACCCGATTTCCCCTATGCGCGATATGCCGAAATGCTGGGCCTTAGAGGAGTGAGAGTCGATGATCCCGAACAGGTGGCTGCTGCCTGGGACGAGGTACTGTCGGCCGACAGGCCGGCTTTGCTGGAAGCTGTTGTCGACCCCAACGTGCCAACGCTGCCTCCGCACATCACCTACGATCAGATGTTTAATTTCTCAAAAACACTGCTCAAGGGCGACCCGAAAGAAGGGGGCGTTATTAAGCAAACCTTCAAGGAAGTAGTCGAAAATTATATGCCCCATAAAGGCTGATTCGCTAAATACTATGCTAATGCACTCCGACCGGATCAGGCATCTGTCGGTATCTGTTTATCGGATACCAACAGATGCGCCGGAATCGGACGGGACGCTACAATGGGACAGTACCACAATGGTGCTGGTCGAAATTGAGGCTGGCGATCAGCGGGGAATCGGCTATACCTATGCCGATGCATCGGTTGGGCAATTTATTCAGCAGAAACTGACTCCCATTGTCGTCGAACAGCATCCGTTCGATATTCCGGCCCTCTGGAAAGCAATGGCCAGTGCCATTCGCAATGAGGGGAGTTGTGGTATGGCCTATATGGCGCTTTCTGCGGTCGACACGGCACTTTGGGATCTGAAAGCCAAACTCTTGAATGTGCCGTTGGTACAACTGCTGGGCAGCGTGCGAAACAAGGCGATGGTGTATGGCAGTGGTGGCTTTACGTCCTATTCGCATGAGCAGCTACAGCACCAGCTTGGCAACTGGGCCAGCGAAGGGTTTAGCATGGTTAAGATGAAAATAGGCCGAAACCCTGATGCCGATCTCGAACGGGTACGCCTGGCAAAAGAAACCATTGGCACAAATGTAAGCCTGATGGTTGATGCCAACGGTGGCTATGAGGTTAAACAGGCGCTCGAAAAAGCGGAAAACTTCAGGCAGTATGGCATAAACTGGTTTGAAGAGCCCGTATCGTCCGACAATCTGAGTGGATTGGAGTTTATCCGAAACCACGCTCCTGCATCGATACGAATTGCGGCTGGCGAATACGGTTATTCGCTGGACTATTTTGCGCATATGCTTCATCATAAAGCCGTCGATGTATTGCAGGCCGACGCTACCCGGTGTGGTGGTATTACGGGTTTTCTGAAAGCGGGCTACCTGACCGAAGGCTATCAGTTGCCTTTTTCATTTCATTGTGCACCCGCTCTGCATCTGCATCCGTCGCTGGCGCTGAATGCCTTCTGGGTTGGTGAATATTTTCATGACCACGTCCGTATCGAAAACCTGTTTTTCGATGGCGTTCCGAAACCCGTTCATGGCTATCTATCGCCCGATCTGAGCCGACCCGGTTTGGGCCTTGAACTGAAACGGGCTGATGCTGAACCGTATAAACTAGAATGATTGAGTTGTTGAATGATTGAATTGCGGTCCGCCGTGTAGTTGGATCATTCAACAACTCAACAATTCAATAATTCAACCCTTCACATGGTAACCGAAACAGAACAACAAAGCCAGTCTACTTATAAAGAGCGAGTTGTTGTAGAGAACGCGACGGGCATTGATGTCGAAGCCCTCGAAGCGGATCTGCGACTTATGATCAAAGGCGAAGTCCGGTTCGACCGGGGAAGCCGGGCTACGTATTCGACCGATGGCTCCAACTATCGGCAGGTGCCTATTGGTGTAGTGCTTCCGCACGACGAAGACGATATTGTGCAAACCGTGGCGCTTTGTCGCCAATACGGAGCGCCTGTTCTGACGCGGGGCGGAGGGACCAGTCTGGCAGGGCAGGGTTGCAATGTAGCCGTGGTTATGGATTTGTCGAAGTATTACAATCGGATACTGGCGATCGATCCAAAGCAGAAAACCGTAACGGTTCAGCCCGGCATTGTGCTCGACAGTATGCGCGGCAAAACCGAAACGCAGTATGGGTTAACTTTTGGGCCTGACCCCGCCACGCACGACCATTGCACATTGGGCGGTATGCTGGGCAATAACTCCTGTGGTGTCCATTCCGTAATGGCGCAACATGCAGGGCTGGGGGCACGTGTTTCCGACAACACCCACTCGCTCACTATCCTGACCTACGATGGAACCATTATGGACGTTGGCCCAACCCCCGAAGATGAACTGGAACGGATTATTCGCACGGGTGGGCGTAAGGGTGAAATCTATGCGAAGCTGAAAGCCCTGCGCGACAGGTATGCCGATGTGATTCGGGCTAAAATGCCACAGATTCCCCGGCGTTCGTCAGGTTTTAATCTGGATGAATTGCTTCCCGAAAAAGGCTTCAACGTAGCACGGGCGCTGGTCGGAACAGAAGGTACCTGTGTGGTTATACTGGAAGCCACGCTTATGCTCCTGCCCAAACCGAAAGCCCGGTCGCTGCTGGTGCTGGGTTTTCCGGATGTGTATGCCGCCGGACACCATGCACCTATAGCCATGAAACATAAGCCCATTGGTCTCGAAGGAATGGATGAGAAACTGATTGGCTACATGAAAAAACGGGGGCTGAACGTCGACGATCTGCCTTTGTTACCCTCTGGTAAAGGCTGGTTGCTGGTTGAGTTTGGGGGCGATACCAAAGAGGAGTCCGACAACAAGGCCAAAGCGCTCATGGAGGAGTTTAAAAAGAGCGATAATCCCCCAACAATGAGTTTGTTCGATGATCCGAAGCAGGAGAAAAAACTCTGGGAAATTCGCGAATCAGGACTGGGCGCTACAGCCTTTGTGCCCGACATGCCCGATACCTGGCCGGGGTGGGAAGATTCGTCCATACCACCCGATAAAGTAGGCGACTATCTTAAGTCCCTGCGCGATCTCTTTCATAAGTATGGTTACGAAGCATCACTCTACGGGCATTTTGGGCAGGGATGTATTCACTGCCGCATCGACTTCGATCTGGTGACTGCCAAAGGCATTGATACCTACAAACGCTTTACGAACGAAGCGGCTAAACTGGTCGTTAGCTATGGTGGGTCGCTGTCGGGTGAGCACGGCGATGGACAGGCTCGCGCCGACTTGCTCGACATTATGTATGGGCCCGACATGATGCAGGCGTTTCGGGAGTTTAAAGCCATCTGGGACCCAACCGGCAAAATGAATCCGGGCAAAGCCATCGACGCCTATGGCCAGACCGAAAACCTGCGGCTGGGCACCGACTATAATCCACCCCAGGTGATGACCCATTTCAAATACCCCGACGATGATGGCAGTTTTGCCAGGGCAACACTCCGGTGTGTGGGCGTAGGCAAATGCCGCCATCACGAAGGCGGAACCATGTGCCCCAGCTATATGGTCACTCGCGAGGAAGAACATGCTACCCGTGGTCGTGCCCGACTACTGTTCGAAATGCTACAGGGTGAAGAACTGGCCGAAGGCTGGCATAGCGACAAGGTGAAAGAGGCCCTGGATTTGTGTTTGTCGTGCAAAGGCTGCCTGGGCGATTGTCCGGTGCATGTCGATATGGCGACCTACAAATCAGAGTTTTTGTCGCATTATTACGAACGAAAGCTTCGCCCACGCTCGGCCTATGCCTTTGGCCTGATCTACTGGTGGTCGCGGCTGGCGTCGCTCGTGCCCGAAGTCGTAAATTTCTTCATGCAGAATCCCATAACAGGTCGGTTGGCGAAACGGGCGGCTGGCGTTTCACAGAAGCGGACTATTCCTCAATTTGCCGAACAGACTTTCCGCGACTGGTACCGGCGCGAAACCAATGGGACGAAAACCGGCAAACCGCGCGTGATTCTGTGGGCCGATACGTTCAATAATTTCTTTCTGCCCGAAACCCTGGTGGCTGGTCACGAAGTACTCGAAGCGGCTGGGTTTGACGTAGTAGTTCCAAAGCAAATCCTGTGCTGTGGTCGTCCGCTATACGATTTTGGGATGCTCGATACGGCTAAAAATCTGCTCTACGACATCATGAATACCCTGCGCGACGACATTCGGGCAGGAACGCCCATCGTTGGACTGGAACCCAGTTGCGTGTCAGTATTTAAAAACGAGTTGTGCAACCTGTTTCCCGAACATGAAGATGCCAAACGCCTTCGGGAGCAAACGTTTACGCTGGCCGAATTTCTGGAAAAGAAAGCGCCCGACTTCAAACTGCCCGAACTGAAACGGAAGGCCATTGTGCATGGTCACTGCCATCACAAAGCGGTTATGAAAACCGAAGCAGAAGAAAAACTGCTGGGCGACCTCAAGCTCGACTACGAGATGCTGGATTCGGGTTGTTGCGGTATGGCGGGTTATTTTGGCTACCTCGACGGACAACAGTATGACGTTGGCCTGGCAGCCGGAGAACGCGTATTGTTACCCAAAGTTCGGGAGGCAGGCGACGATACGCTGGTAATTGCCGATGGGTTTAGTTGCCGCGAACAAATTGAGCAGGGTACGGATCGGCAGGGAATGCACCTTGCTCAGGTAATGCAGATGGCCCTACGCGAACAGAATGGAGCCAAAACCGGTGCATATCCCGAAAAGACCTATGTAAAGGGCATGAAGCTGTCCGGAAAAGCCGTCAGGAAAGAACGGCTGGCAGTATTAGCCGCAACTCTGGCAGGTGTTGCGCTGGGCTACTGGCTGGTGCAAAGGAAAGAATGAAAGAGTGCTGTGACCGCTGGATTGACTTACGATGCTATTGACCAACAATCGCCATGACTATGGAGTTAGGTAAGAAAACATGGGCTATTGCCGAAGGCTACATTCCGGCCTGGAGCCATGGTCCTGAGCCACAAATGACCAGCCACGAAGCAGCTTGCCTGCTGAATGCATCGGATCGGGATGCGCACGTGGAAATTATGATTTATTTCTCCGACCGGGAGCCGGTAGGTCCTTATAAAATCACGGTTGGTGCCCGACGCACCAAACACATACGGTTCAATAACCTGACCGATCCTGAGCCAGTTCCGGTCGATACTGACTATGCCAGTGTTATCCGATCCGATGTGCCGATTGTGGTGCAGCATACCCGGCTGGATTCCCGCCAGGATGCCAATGCGCTGATTTCGACCATTGCTTATACCGAATAAACGGGTGAAGTTTTTGACAGGATGAACAGGATTAATTCTGTGGAAAAAATCTCGTTCATCCTGTCGAAGAAAACGCAGATATGTATGAAATCGAAACTCATAAACGATGCCGAACAAAAGACCTATGCGCTGATTTTTGATAAAGGCGACGAGGTGATAGCCGGGTTAAAAGAGTTTGCTCAAAAAAACGATCTGACGGCCAGCCAGTTTACGGCCATTGGCGCATTCGATGAGGTGTTGCTGG harbors:
- a CDS encoding thiamine pyrophosphate-requiring protein gives rise to the protein MAKLVSDFIIDRLSEWGINRIFGFPGDGINGVMGALDRAEGKIDFIQVRHEEMAAFMACAHSKFTGEVGVCMATSGPGAIHLLNGLYDAKMDHQSVVAIVGQQARTALGGSYQQEVDLISLYKDVAGEYVHMITDPAQARQVIDRAIRIAKAERTVTCVIIPNDVQELDAVESPPRIHGTVFTGVGHAKQHTVPPKSELEKAAQVLNEGKKVAILIGAGAFGAATEVKEIAEKLGAGVAKALLGKAALPDDLPYVTGPIGLLGSEPSWDMMADCDTLLMIGSSFPYSEFLPKEGQARGVQIDIDGRMLSLRYPMEVNLLGDSKETLKELLPLITYKDDRSWRKTIEEGVKDWWKLLEGRAMNKANPINPQRVFWELSPKLPDNCILAADSGTSANWFARDLKIRDGMMASLSGNLATMCPGVPYVIAAKFAYPDRIPIALVGDGAMQMLGINGLVTISKYWKQWSDPRLVILVLNNGDLNQVTWEQRVMAGNPEYTGSQEVPDFPYARYAEMLGLRGVRVDDPEQVAAAWDEVLSADRPALLEAVVDPNVPTLPPHITYDQMFNFSKTLLKGDPKEGGVIKQTFKEVVENYMPHKG
- a CDS encoding enolase C-terminal domain-like protein produces the protein MLMHSDRIRHLSVSVYRIPTDAPESDGTLQWDSTTMVLVEIEAGDQRGIGYTYADASVGQFIQQKLTPIVVEQHPFDIPALWKAMASAIRNEGSCGMAYMALSAVDTALWDLKAKLLNVPLVQLLGSVRNKAMVYGSGGFTSYSHEQLQHQLGNWASEGFSMVKMKIGRNPDADLERVRLAKETIGTNVSLMVDANGGYEVKQALEKAENFRQYGINWFEEPVSSDNLSGLEFIRNHAPASIRIAAGEYGYSLDYFAHMLHHKAVDVLQADATRCGGITGFLKAGYLTEGYQLPFSFHCAPALHLHPSLALNAFWVGEYFHDHVRIENLFFDGVPKPVHGYLSPDLSRPGLGLELKRADAEPYKLE
- a CDS encoding FAD-binding and (Fe-S)-binding domain-containing protein, whose product is MVTETEQQSQSTYKERVVVENATGIDVEALEADLRLMIKGEVRFDRGSRATYSTDGSNYRQVPIGVVLPHDEDDIVQTVALCRQYGAPVLTRGGGTSLAGQGCNVAVVMDLSKYYNRILAIDPKQKTVTVQPGIVLDSMRGKTETQYGLTFGPDPATHDHCTLGGMLGNNSCGVHSVMAQHAGLGARVSDNTHSLTILTYDGTIMDVGPTPEDELERIIRTGGRKGEIYAKLKALRDRYADVIRAKMPQIPRRSSGFNLDELLPEKGFNVARALVGTEGTCVVILEATLMLLPKPKARSLLVLGFPDVYAAGHHAPIAMKHKPIGLEGMDEKLIGYMKKRGLNVDDLPLLPSGKGWLLVEFGGDTKEESDNKAKALMEEFKKSDNPPTMSLFDDPKQEKKLWEIRESGLGATAFVPDMPDTWPGWEDSSIPPDKVGDYLKSLRDLFHKYGYEASLYGHFGQGCIHCRIDFDLVTAKGIDTYKRFTNEAAKLVVSYGGSLSGEHGDGQARADLLDIMYGPDMMQAFREFKAIWDPTGKMNPGKAIDAYGQTENLRLGTDYNPPQVMTHFKYPDDDGSFARATLRCVGVGKCRHHEGGTMCPSYMVTREEEHATRGRARLLFEMLQGEELAEGWHSDKVKEALDLCLSCKGCLGDCPVHVDMATYKSEFLSHYYERKLRPRSAYAFGLIYWWSRLASLVPEVVNFFMQNPITGRLAKRAAGVSQKRTIPQFAEQTFRDWYRRETNGTKTGKPRVILWADTFNNFFLPETLVAGHEVLEAAGFDVVVPKQILCCGRPLYDFGMLDTAKNLLYDIMNTLRDDIRAGTPIVGLEPSCVSVFKNELCNLFPEHEDAKRLREQTFTLAEFLEKKAPDFKLPELKRKAIVHGHCHHKAVMKTEAEEKLLGDLKLDYEMLDSGCCGMAGYFGYLDGQQYDVGLAAGERVLLPKVREAGDDTLVIADGFSCREQIEQGTDRQGMHLAQVMQMALREQNGAKTGAYPEKTYVKGMKLSGKAVRKERLAVLAATLAGVALGYWLVQRKE
- a CDS encoding sensory rhodopsin transducer — its product is MELGKKTWAIAEGYIPAWSHGPEPQMTSHEAACLLNASDRDAHVEIMIYFSDREPVGPYKITVGARRTKHIRFNNLTDPEPVPVDTDYASVIRSDVPIVVQHTRLDSRQDANALISTIAYTE